One window from the genome of Clostridia bacterium encodes:
- the rpsJ gene encoding 30S ribosomal protein S10, with translation MAKQKIRIRLKAFDHRLLDQSAQKIVETAKRTGADVSGPVPLPTEKNIFTILRSPHVNKDSREQFEMRTHKRLIDILDPTPKTVDALMRLDLPAGVDIEIKL, from the coding sequence ATGGCTAAGCAGAAAATCCGTATTAGATTGAAAGCCTTTGATCACAGACTGCTGGATCAGTCCGCGCAGAAAATCGTTGAGACTGCCAAAAGAACAGGGGCTGATGTATCGGGGCCAGTTCCTTTACCCACCGAGAAAAACATCTTCACCATTTTACGTTCACCCCACGTTAACAAAGACTCCCGGGAACAATTTGAGATGCGCACCCACAAGCGCCTGATCGACATTTTGGACCCAACCCCCAAAACGGTGGATGCTTTGATGCGTTTGGATTTACCTGCAGGGGTGGACATCGAGATCAAACTGTAG